In Pyrus communis chromosome 8, drPyrComm1.1, whole genome shotgun sequence, one genomic interval encodes:
- the LOC137742528 gene encoding protein TIME FOR COFFEE-like isoform X1, protein MICEKGEEAAKNNMSMERIRGTRRPTMAASKNQKRIMREQSKKQRRYRRGDQDQDSTEESLGFSDHQAPPPLKAAREVIGVAVPRKARSAAGKRSHENFSSGSYGGVGEEEQSLQQLSFKAASLSFSNVSSRKTMKRNGPKIQFPKSSKSSGPVEEEEDIEIEIAEVLYGLMKQTQNSKTSKFETEDRNDSEEKKAEDGSASMAVQSSSAGEGVEVEGSDQPEKIEACSEGASGSMDPHEEKAKNPYVEEKSIIATKGEFSCEDSKGTKAISTGLEHKRKRKEGRFEFDLMAPPPMDWDDDFTDSVSDPKPLTQDVDMKIEVLVKNEEKVEIFLEEVVVEKQEEKKVNESPNQDSSSKSTTRLQPFDSLLPQKPRKRCATHHHIAHNIHLHQKVAQTNNFWPAATGSVPQCGTKSDIPLLGSFLGPNLRHSQKKKQAAPKFLSDSGKDRSSEAGNVVETSHKLQLSVQQTPQPANAGYQMLQHGHISALPRVEHQAAVAPTSNKSVVLEFAQSTNNAALSSHLAARPLESSSVNFNGYQYPISAHIQTTPVFGGGNPAQALPLINAPFVSNQMFHPSYVQQHQVQPSHQNANSSPSHWQQESHKPREIQFSSNNCFTSQKQHASPGEMNMENAASPAASHAQNSVYGQNFSVPFQPVNFTLMPYVTMGGGGGGGGNGNHVEQSQKQGLKGGVELIPSKAYGMSFSSVTGNNGSGSCLNFSTMAQNPAIFQSLPDTAQQGYKITPAPQAGQQKNHHHHQISQRKTDGGSNNADDGLRAASGKSSSGIVQRQTLVFDNSSRTLNFMSSSSQQQNLFQFQLQNPHLLQKQQPAIAAKVPKSAPVSSKARMQCNSHHQSSQLKNSTAMTSPLQQRRGSQGQTQISFGGNPKSASAPQGQQRLTNHHSSSISALQSQQTENSSLSGNGPISSPACGRNLPSILSTCPSHISELKF, encoded by the exons ATGATTTGCGAGAAGGGAGAAGAAGCAGCTAAGAATAACATGAGCATGGAGAGAATCAGAGGAACAAGAAGGCCAACCATGGCAGCAAGCAAAAACCAGAAGAGAATCATGAGAGAGCAGAGCAAAAAACAGAGGAGGTACAGAAGAGGAGATCAAGATCAAGACAGCACAGAAGAGAGCTTGGGTTTCTCCGACCACCAAGCTCCACCGCCGCTAAAGGCTGCCCGTGAAGTGATCGGAGTTGCAGTTCCCAGAAAAGCTCGCTCAG CTGCTGGAAAGAGGTCGCATGAAAATTTCTCTTCTGGGAGTTATGGAGGAGTTGGGGAGGAAGAACAGAGTCTTCAGCAGCTGAGCTTTAAAGCTGCGTCGCTTTCTTTCTCAAACGTTTCATCGAGGAAGACGATG AAACGAAATGGACCCAAGATTCAGTTTCCGAAATCTTCGAAATCTTCAGGGCctgtagaagaagaagaggacatTGAGATTGAGATCGCTGAGGTTCTCTATGGCCTTATGAAGCAAACCCAGAATTCAAAAACTTCTAAGTTCGAAACTGAAGATAGAAATG ACTCCGAGGAGAAGAAAGCGGAGGATGGAAGTGCTTCAATGGCGGTTCAAAGCAGCTCAGCTGGTGAAGGAGTTGAAGTCGAAGGAAGTGACCAGCCAGAAAAGATTGAAGCTTGCTCTGAAGGTGCATCAGGGTCAATGGACCCGCACGAGGAGAAAGCCAAAAATCCATACGTGGAAGAAAAGAGCATCATCGCCACAAAAGGGGAGTTTTCGTGTGAAGATTCGAAAGGGACAAAAGC GATTTCAACTGGGTTGGAGCATAAGAggaagagaaaggagggaagatTTGAATTTGATCTGATG GCTCCTCCTCCTATGGACTGGGATGACGACTTTACAGATTCTGTATCTGATCCTAAACCTCTGACCCAAGATGTAGATATG AAGATCGAAGTTTTGgtaaagaatgaagagaaagtGGAAATATTTCTGGAGGAAGTTGTGGTAGAAAAGCAGGAAGAGAAGAAGGTAAATGAGAGTCCAAATCAAGATAGTAGCAGTAAATCCACTACCAGATTACAG CCTTTCGATTCCCTTCTGCCTCAGAAGCCGCGAAAGAGATGCGCAACCCACCATCACATTGCTCACAACATTCACTTGCATCAGAAGGTTGCACAGACAAACAATTTCTGGCCAGCAGCAACTGGTTCTGTTCCTCAATGTGGCACCAAGTCAGACATCCCATTGCTGGGAAGCTTCTTGGGTCCGAATCTTCGACACTCGCAGAAAAAGAAGCAGGCTGCGCCGAAGTTTTTAAGTGATAGTGGAAAAGATAGAAGTTCCGAGGCTGGGAATGTCGTAGAAACATCACATAAATTGCAGCTTTCAGTTCAGCAAACTCCACAGCCAGCCAATGCTGGTTACCAAATG TTGCAGCATGGACATATTTCCGCACTTCCTCGGGTTGAACATCAAGCAGCAGTTGCACCAACCAGTAATAAATCCGTCGTGTTGGAATTTGCACAATCAACGAACAATGCAGCACTCTCTAGCCATTTAGCTGCTAGACCTCTGGAGAGTTCTTCAGTGAATTTTAATGGCTACCAATACCCCATTTCAGCTCATATACAAACAACACCAGTGTTTGGAGGAGGAAACCCTGCTCAAGCATTGCCTTTAATCAACGCGCCTTTCGTTTCGAATCAAATGTTTCACCCTTCCTATGTTCAGCAGCATCAAGTCCAACCGTCTCATCAAAACGCAAATTCATCACCTTCTCACTGGCAACAAGAGTCCCATAAACCGAGGGAAATACAATTTAGTAGCAACAATTGTTTTACCTCACAAAAGCAACATGCATCCCCAGGTGAAATGAACATGGAGAATGCCGCATCACCTGCTGCCTCTCATGCTCAGAACAGTGTTTATGGGCAGAATTTTTCGGTTCCATTTCAACCCGTCAACTTTACCCTGATGCCTTATGTGACAAtgggtggcggtggcggtggtggtggcaaTGGAAACCACGTTGAGCAATCACAGAAACAGGGCTTAAAGGGTGGAGTTGAGCTCATCCCATCTAAGGCATATGGCATGTCATTTTCCTCCGTCACTGGAAATAACGGCTCGGGTTCATGCTTGAACTTTTCAACCATGGCACAAAATCCTGCAATATTTCAAAGCCTCCCAGATACGGCCCAGCAAGGGTATAAAATCACACCAGCACCTCAAGCTGGGCAGCAAAagaatcaccaccaccaccaaatatCCCAAAGGAAGACTGATGGTGGTTCGAACAACGCTGATGATGGGTTAAGAGCTGCTTCTGGGAAGTCTTCATCAGGTATTGTGCAGAGGCAGACCCTTGTTTTCGACAATTCATCGAGAACTCTCAACTTCATGTCATCGAGTTCTCAACAGCAGAACCTGTTCCAGTTTCAGCTGCAGAACCCACATCTGTTGCAAAAGCAGCAACCCGCTATTGCTGCCAAGGTCCCGAAAAGCGCCCCAGtttcctccaaagctcgaatgCAATGCAACAGTCATCACCAATCTTCTCAGTTGAAAAACTCAACAGCCATGACTTCTCCCCTGCAACAAAGAAGAGGTTCACAAGGTCAGACTCAGATATCTTTCGGTGGAAACCCGAAATCAGCCTCAGCACCACAAGGACAACAGAGACTCACTAACCACCACTCTTCATCAATCTCTGCATTACAGTCACAGCAAACCGAGAATTCTTCGCTGAGCGGTAATGGCCCAATCTCCTCCCCTGCCTGTGGGAGGAACTTGCCATCAATCTTGAGCACGTGTCCCAGCCACATTTCTGAACTCAAGTTCTAG
- the LOC137742528 gene encoding protein TIME FOR COFFEE-like isoform X3 produces the protein MICEKGEEAAKNNMSMERIRGTRRPTMAASKNQKRIMREQSKKQRRYRRGDQDQDSTEESLGFSDHQAPPPLKAAREVIGVAVPRKARSAAGKRSHENFSSGSYGGVGEEEQSLQQLSFKAASLSFSNVSSRKTMKRNGPKIQFPKSSKSSGPVEEEEDIEIEIAEVLYGLMKQTQNSKTSKFETEDRNDSEEKKAEDGSASMAVQSSSAGEGVEVEGSDQPEKIEACSEGASGSMDPHEEKAKNPYVEEKSIIATKGEFSCEDSKGTKAISTGLEHKRKRKEGRFEFDLMAPPPMDWDDDFTDSVSDPKPLTQDVDMKIEVLVKNEEKVEIFLEEVVVEKQEEKKVNESPNQDSSSKSTTRLQPFDSLLPQKPRKRCATHHHIAHNIHLHQKVAQTNNFWPAATGSVPQCGTKSDIPLLGSFLGPNLRHSQKKKQAAPKFLSDSGKDRSSEAGNVVETSHKLQLSVQQTPQPANAGYQMHGHISALPRVEHQAAVAPTSNKSVVLEFAQSTNNAALSSHLAARPLESSSVNFNGYQYPISAHIQTTPVFGGGNPAQALPLINAPFVSNQMFHPSYVQQHQVQPSHQNANSSPSHWQQESHKPREIQFSSNNCFTSQKQHASPGEMNMENAASPAASHAQNSVYGQNFSVPFQPVNFTLMPYVTMGGGGGGGGNGNHVEQSQKQGLKGGVELIPSKAYGMSFSSVTGNNGSGSCLNFSTMAQNPAIFQSLPDTAQQGYKITPAPQAGQQKNHHHHQISQRKTDGGSNNADDGLRAASGKSSSGIVQRQTLVFDNSSRTLNFMSSSSQQQNLFQFQLQNPHLLQKQQPAIAAKVPKSAPVSSKARMQCNSHHQSSQLKNSTAMTSPLQQRRGSQGQTQISFGGNPKSASAPQGQQRLTNHHSSSISALQSQQTENSSLSGNGPISSPACGRNLPSILSTCPSHISELKF, from the exons ATGATTTGCGAGAAGGGAGAAGAAGCAGCTAAGAATAACATGAGCATGGAGAGAATCAGAGGAACAAGAAGGCCAACCATGGCAGCAAGCAAAAACCAGAAGAGAATCATGAGAGAGCAGAGCAAAAAACAGAGGAGGTACAGAAGAGGAGATCAAGATCAAGACAGCACAGAAGAGAGCTTGGGTTTCTCCGACCACCAAGCTCCACCGCCGCTAAAGGCTGCCCGTGAAGTGATCGGAGTTGCAGTTCCCAGAAAAGCTCGCTCAG CTGCTGGAAAGAGGTCGCATGAAAATTTCTCTTCTGGGAGTTATGGAGGAGTTGGGGAGGAAGAACAGAGTCTTCAGCAGCTGAGCTTTAAAGCTGCGTCGCTTTCTTTCTCAAACGTTTCATCGAGGAAGACGATG AAACGAAATGGACCCAAGATTCAGTTTCCGAAATCTTCGAAATCTTCAGGGCctgtagaagaagaagaggacatTGAGATTGAGATCGCTGAGGTTCTCTATGGCCTTATGAAGCAAACCCAGAATTCAAAAACTTCTAAGTTCGAAACTGAAGATAGAAATG ACTCCGAGGAGAAGAAAGCGGAGGATGGAAGTGCTTCAATGGCGGTTCAAAGCAGCTCAGCTGGTGAAGGAGTTGAAGTCGAAGGAAGTGACCAGCCAGAAAAGATTGAAGCTTGCTCTGAAGGTGCATCAGGGTCAATGGACCCGCACGAGGAGAAAGCCAAAAATCCATACGTGGAAGAAAAGAGCATCATCGCCACAAAAGGGGAGTTTTCGTGTGAAGATTCGAAAGGGACAAAAGC GATTTCAACTGGGTTGGAGCATAAGAggaagagaaaggagggaagatTTGAATTTGATCTGATG GCTCCTCCTCCTATGGACTGGGATGACGACTTTACAGATTCTGTATCTGATCCTAAACCTCTGACCCAAGATGTAGATATG AAGATCGAAGTTTTGgtaaagaatgaagagaaagtGGAAATATTTCTGGAGGAAGTTGTGGTAGAAAAGCAGGAAGAGAAGAAGGTAAATGAGAGTCCAAATCAAGATAGTAGCAGTAAATCCACTACCAGATTACAG CCTTTCGATTCCCTTCTGCCTCAGAAGCCGCGAAAGAGATGCGCAACCCACCATCACATTGCTCACAACATTCACTTGCATCAGAAGGTTGCACAGACAAACAATTTCTGGCCAGCAGCAACTGGTTCTGTTCCTCAATGTGGCACCAAGTCAGACATCCCATTGCTGGGAAGCTTCTTGGGTCCGAATCTTCGACACTCGCAGAAAAAGAAGCAGGCTGCGCCGAAGTTTTTAAGTGATAGTGGAAAAGATAGAAGTTCCGAGGCTGGGAATGTCGTAGAAACATCACATAAATTGCAGCTTTCAGTTCAGCAAACTCCACAGCCAGCCAATGCTGGTTACCAAATG CATGGACATATTTCCGCACTTCCTCGGGTTGAACATCAAGCAGCAGTTGCACCAACCAGTAATAAATCCGTCGTGTTGGAATTTGCACAATCAACGAACAATGCAGCACTCTCTAGCCATTTAGCTGCTAGACCTCTGGAGAGTTCTTCAGTGAATTTTAATGGCTACCAATACCCCATTTCAGCTCATATACAAACAACACCAGTGTTTGGAGGAGGAAACCCTGCTCAAGCATTGCCTTTAATCAACGCGCCTTTCGTTTCGAATCAAATGTTTCACCCTTCCTATGTTCAGCAGCATCAAGTCCAACCGTCTCATCAAAACGCAAATTCATCACCTTCTCACTGGCAACAAGAGTCCCATAAACCGAGGGAAATACAATTTAGTAGCAACAATTGTTTTACCTCACAAAAGCAACATGCATCCCCAGGTGAAATGAACATGGAGAATGCCGCATCACCTGCTGCCTCTCATGCTCAGAACAGTGTTTATGGGCAGAATTTTTCGGTTCCATTTCAACCCGTCAACTTTACCCTGATGCCTTATGTGACAAtgggtggcggtggcggtggtggtggcaaTGGAAACCACGTTGAGCAATCACAGAAACAGGGCTTAAAGGGTGGAGTTGAGCTCATCCCATCTAAGGCATATGGCATGTCATTTTCCTCCGTCACTGGAAATAACGGCTCGGGTTCATGCTTGAACTTTTCAACCATGGCACAAAATCCTGCAATATTTCAAAGCCTCCCAGATACGGCCCAGCAAGGGTATAAAATCACACCAGCACCTCAAGCTGGGCAGCAAAagaatcaccaccaccaccaaatatCCCAAAGGAAGACTGATGGTGGTTCGAACAACGCTGATGATGGGTTAAGAGCTGCTTCTGGGAAGTCTTCATCAGGTATTGTGCAGAGGCAGACCCTTGTTTTCGACAATTCATCGAGAACTCTCAACTTCATGTCATCGAGTTCTCAACAGCAGAACCTGTTCCAGTTTCAGCTGCAGAACCCACATCTGTTGCAAAAGCAGCAACCCGCTATTGCTGCCAAGGTCCCGAAAAGCGCCCCAGtttcctccaaagctcgaatgCAATGCAACAGTCATCACCAATCTTCTCAGTTGAAAAACTCAACAGCCATGACTTCTCCCCTGCAACAAAGAAGAGGTTCACAAGGTCAGACTCAGATATCTTTCGGTGGAAACCCGAAATCAGCCTCAGCACCACAAGGACAACAGAGACTCACTAACCACCACTCTTCATCAATCTCTGCATTACAGTCACAGCAAACCGAGAATTCTTCGCTGAGCGGTAATGGCCCAATCTCCTCCCCTGCCTGTGGGAGGAACTTGCCATCAATCTTGAGCACGTGTCCCAGCCACATTTCTGAACTCAAGTTCTAG
- the LOC137742528 gene encoding protein TIME FOR COFFEE-like isoform X2: MICEKGEEAAKNNMSMERIRGTRRPTMAASKNQKRIMREQSKKQRRYRRGDQDQDSTEESLGFSDHQAPPPLKAAREVIGVAVPRKARSAAGKRSHENFSSGSYGGVGEEEQSLQQLSFKAASLSFSNVSSRKTMKRNGPKIQFPKSSKSSGPVEEEEDIEIEIAEVLYGLMKQTQNSKTSKFETEDRNDSEEKKAEDGSASMAVQSSSAGEGVEVEGSDQPEKIEACSEGASGSMDPHEEKAKNPYVEEKSIIATKGEFSCEDSKGTKAISTGLEHKRKRKEGRFEFDLMAPPPMDWDDDFTDSVSDPKPLTQDVDMIEVLVKNEEKVEIFLEEVVVEKQEEKKVNESPNQDSSSKSTTRLQPFDSLLPQKPRKRCATHHHIAHNIHLHQKVAQTNNFWPAATGSVPQCGTKSDIPLLGSFLGPNLRHSQKKKQAAPKFLSDSGKDRSSEAGNVVETSHKLQLSVQQTPQPANAGYQMLQHGHISALPRVEHQAAVAPTSNKSVVLEFAQSTNNAALSSHLAARPLESSSVNFNGYQYPISAHIQTTPVFGGGNPAQALPLINAPFVSNQMFHPSYVQQHQVQPSHQNANSSPSHWQQESHKPREIQFSSNNCFTSQKQHASPGEMNMENAASPAASHAQNSVYGQNFSVPFQPVNFTLMPYVTMGGGGGGGGNGNHVEQSQKQGLKGGVELIPSKAYGMSFSSVTGNNGSGSCLNFSTMAQNPAIFQSLPDTAQQGYKITPAPQAGQQKNHHHHQISQRKTDGGSNNADDGLRAASGKSSSGIVQRQTLVFDNSSRTLNFMSSSSQQQNLFQFQLQNPHLLQKQQPAIAAKVPKSAPVSSKARMQCNSHHQSSQLKNSTAMTSPLQQRRGSQGQTQISFGGNPKSASAPQGQQRLTNHHSSSISALQSQQTENSSLSGNGPISSPACGRNLPSILSTCPSHISELKF; encoded by the exons ATGATTTGCGAGAAGGGAGAAGAAGCAGCTAAGAATAACATGAGCATGGAGAGAATCAGAGGAACAAGAAGGCCAACCATGGCAGCAAGCAAAAACCAGAAGAGAATCATGAGAGAGCAGAGCAAAAAACAGAGGAGGTACAGAAGAGGAGATCAAGATCAAGACAGCACAGAAGAGAGCTTGGGTTTCTCCGACCACCAAGCTCCACCGCCGCTAAAGGCTGCCCGTGAAGTGATCGGAGTTGCAGTTCCCAGAAAAGCTCGCTCAG CTGCTGGAAAGAGGTCGCATGAAAATTTCTCTTCTGGGAGTTATGGAGGAGTTGGGGAGGAAGAACAGAGTCTTCAGCAGCTGAGCTTTAAAGCTGCGTCGCTTTCTTTCTCAAACGTTTCATCGAGGAAGACGATG AAACGAAATGGACCCAAGATTCAGTTTCCGAAATCTTCGAAATCTTCAGGGCctgtagaagaagaagaggacatTGAGATTGAGATCGCTGAGGTTCTCTATGGCCTTATGAAGCAAACCCAGAATTCAAAAACTTCTAAGTTCGAAACTGAAGATAGAAATG ACTCCGAGGAGAAGAAAGCGGAGGATGGAAGTGCTTCAATGGCGGTTCAAAGCAGCTCAGCTGGTGAAGGAGTTGAAGTCGAAGGAAGTGACCAGCCAGAAAAGATTGAAGCTTGCTCTGAAGGTGCATCAGGGTCAATGGACCCGCACGAGGAGAAAGCCAAAAATCCATACGTGGAAGAAAAGAGCATCATCGCCACAAAAGGGGAGTTTTCGTGTGAAGATTCGAAAGGGACAAAAGC GATTTCAACTGGGTTGGAGCATAAGAggaagagaaaggagggaagatTTGAATTTGATCTGATG GCTCCTCCTCCTATGGACTGGGATGACGACTTTACAGATTCTGTATCTGATCCTAAACCTCTGACCCAAGATGTAGATATG ATCGAAGTTTTGgtaaagaatgaagagaaagtGGAAATATTTCTGGAGGAAGTTGTGGTAGAAAAGCAGGAAGAGAAGAAGGTAAATGAGAGTCCAAATCAAGATAGTAGCAGTAAATCCACTACCAGATTACAG CCTTTCGATTCCCTTCTGCCTCAGAAGCCGCGAAAGAGATGCGCAACCCACCATCACATTGCTCACAACATTCACTTGCATCAGAAGGTTGCACAGACAAACAATTTCTGGCCAGCAGCAACTGGTTCTGTTCCTCAATGTGGCACCAAGTCAGACATCCCATTGCTGGGAAGCTTCTTGGGTCCGAATCTTCGACACTCGCAGAAAAAGAAGCAGGCTGCGCCGAAGTTTTTAAGTGATAGTGGAAAAGATAGAAGTTCCGAGGCTGGGAATGTCGTAGAAACATCACATAAATTGCAGCTTTCAGTTCAGCAAACTCCACAGCCAGCCAATGCTGGTTACCAAATG TTGCAGCATGGACATATTTCCGCACTTCCTCGGGTTGAACATCAAGCAGCAGTTGCACCAACCAGTAATAAATCCGTCGTGTTGGAATTTGCACAATCAACGAACAATGCAGCACTCTCTAGCCATTTAGCTGCTAGACCTCTGGAGAGTTCTTCAGTGAATTTTAATGGCTACCAATACCCCATTTCAGCTCATATACAAACAACACCAGTGTTTGGAGGAGGAAACCCTGCTCAAGCATTGCCTTTAATCAACGCGCCTTTCGTTTCGAATCAAATGTTTCACCCTTCCTATGTTCAGCAGCATCAAGTCCAACCGTCTCATCAAAACGCAAATTCATCACCTTCTCACTGGCAACAAGAGTCCCATAAACCGAGGGAAATACAATTTAGTAGCAACAATTGTTTTACCTCACAAAAGCAACATGCATCCCCAGGTGAAATGAACATGGAGAATGCCGCATCACCTGCTGCCTCTCATGCTCAGAACAGTGTTTATGGGCAGAATTTTTCGGTTCCATTTCAACCCGTCAACTTTACCCTGATGCCTTATGTGACAAtgggtggcggtggcggtggtggtggcaaTGGAAACCACGTTGAGCAATCACAGAAACAGGGCTTAAAGGGTGGAGTTGAGCTCATCCCATCTAAGGCATATGGCATGTCATTTTCCTCCGTCACTGGAAATAACGGCTCGGGTTCATGCTTGAACTTTTCAACCATGGCACAAAATCCTGCAATATTTCAAAGCCTCCCAGATACGGCCCAGCAAGGGTATAAAATCACACCAGCACCTCAAGCTGGGCAGCAAAagaatcaccaccaccaccaaatatCCCAAAGGAAGACTGATGGTGGTTCGAACAACGCTGATGATGGGTTAAGAGCTGCTTCTGGGAAGTCTTCATCAGGTATTGTGCAGAGGCAGACCCTTGTTTTCGACAATTCATCGAGAACTCTCAACTTCATGTCATCGAGTTCTCAACAGCAGAACCTGTTCCAGTTTCAGCTGCAGAACCCACATCTGTTGCAAAAGCAGCAACCCGCTATTGCTGCCAAGGTCCCGAAAAGCGCCCCAGtttcctccaaagctcgaatgCAATGCAACAGTCATCACCAATCTTCTCAGTTGAAAAACTCAACAGCCATGACTTCTCCCCTGCAACAAAGAAGAGGTTCACAAGGTCAGACTCAGATATCTTTCGGTGGAAACCCGAAATCAGCCTCAGCACCACAAGGACAACAGAGACTCACTAACCACCACTCTTCATCAATCTCTGCATTACAGTCACAGCAAACCGAGAATTCTTCGCTGAGCGGTAATGGCCCAATCTCCTCCCCTGCCTGTGGGAGGAACTTGCCATCAATCTTGAGCACGTGTCCCAGCCACATTTCTGAACTCAAGTTCTAG
- the LOC137743554 gene encoding probable inactive patatin-like protein 9, with protein MELSKVTLEIFTKLEQKWLSHCETAKKTRILSIDGGGTTGIVAGAALIHLEDQIRLKTGDSHAQIADYFDLVTGTGIGAVLAAMLVADDGSGRPLFTARDAVNSVSQKNADLFKLRVGGVFHRRRMFSGGSMEKALAELLTREDGKVLTLKDTCKPLLVPCYDMKSSAPFVFSRADASESASFDFELWKVCRATSSTPGVFKPFSLRSVDGKTSCSAVDGGLVMNNPTAAAVTHVLNNKRDFPSVNGVEDLLVLSLGNGPLSGEKAGRGNGKCSPPSVVDIVLDGVSETIDQMMGNAFCYNRADYVRIQAFGLGSEGVAGQRSEGEAAVLKERGVESLPFGGKRLLTETNGERIEGFVQRLVACGRSSLPPSPCKDSTVSPVVNGR; from the exons ATGGAGCTGAGCAAGGTGACCTTAGAGATCTTCACGAAGCTGGAGCAGAAGTGGCTCTCCCACTGCGAAACCGCCAAGAAGACTCGGATTCTTAGCATCGACGGCGGAGGCACAACCGGCATTGTCGCCGGAGCCGCCTTGATCCACCTCGAGGATCAGATCCGACTCAAAACCGGAGATTCCCATGCTCAAATCGCCGATTACTTCGACCTCGTCACCGGTACTGGCATTGGTGCCGTCCTCGCCGCCATGCTCGTCGCCGATGACGGCTCCGGCCGCCCTCTCTTCACCGCTAGAGATGCTGTGAACTCGGTTTCCCAGAAGAATGCTGACTTGTTCAAATTGAGGGTCGGTGGAGTGTTCCACCGGCGCCGGATGTTTTCCGGTGGGAGCATGGAGAAGGCGTTGGCGGAGCTTCTGACGAGGGAGGACGGGAAGGTTCTGACGCTCAAGGACACGTGTAAGCCTCTCCTGGTTCCCTGCTACGACATGAAGAGCTCCGCCCCGTTCGTGTTCTCCCGAGCCGACGCGTCCGAGTCGGCGAGTTTCGACTTCGAGCTGTGGAAAGTCTGCCGCGCCACGTCATCGACTCCGGGCGTGTTCAAGCCGTTCAGCCTGAGATCCGTGGACGGAAAGACTTCGTGCTCGGCCGTGGACGGCGGTCTTGTGATGAACAACCCGACGGCGGCGGCTGTTACGCACGTGCTCAACAACAAGCGCGACTTCCCCTCCGTCAATGGCGTCGAGGACCTGCTAGTTTTGTCGTTAGGTAACGGCCCGCTGAGCGGAGAGAAGGCGGGGCGGGGTAACGGAAAGTGCTCGCCGCCGTCGGTGGTTGACATTGTGCTCGACGGAGTTTCCGAGACCATTGACCAGATGATGGGGAACGCCTTCTGTTATAACCGCGCTGATTACGTCAGAATTCAG GCGTTCGGATTGGGGAGCGAAGGGGTTGCGGGCCAGCGATCGGAGGGGGAAGCGGCGGTGTTGAAGGAGAGAGGCGTCGAGTCGTTACCGTTTGGCGGGAAGCGGTTATTGACGGAGACAAACGGAGAGAGAATCGAGGGTTTCGTGCAACGACTTGTGGCTTGTGGAAGGAGCAGTCTGCCACCTAGTCCCTGCAAGGATTCCACCGTTAGCCCTGTCGTTAACGGTCGTTAG
- the LOC137742302 gene encoding ribosome-recycling factor, chloroplastic-like has translation MATHFSPATPVRFVLQPKQNPPKTLLSIRDSFGGGSACKKCQPRTVNVCSWSSSANYVRSQDGAARLSGNAIVVKKQLFQKRAGIVRAATIEEIEAEKSLIKKDAEGRMERTLETVRSNFNSIRTGRASPAMLDKIEVEYYGSPVGLKTIANISSPDASSFLVQPYDKSSLKAIEKAIVSSDLGLTPNNDGEVIRLTLPQLTSERRKELSKIVAKQTEEGKVALRNIRRDALKTLEKLEKAKKLSEDNVKDLSSDLQKLTDEYVKKLDAIFKQKEKELLKV, from the exons ATGGCGACCCACTTCTCTCCTGCAACCCCTGTCCGCTTCGTCCTCCAGCCCAAGCAAAACCCTCCCAAAACCCTCCTTTCCATTCGAG ATTCTTTTGGTGGAGGGTCGGCGTGTAAGAAATGCCAGCCTAGAACTGTTAATGTGTGCTCATGGAGCTCGTCTGCTAACTATGTGAGGTCTCAGGATGGTGCTGCAAGGCTTTCGGGCAATGCCATTGTTGTGAAAAAGCAATTGTTCCAAAAGAG AGCTGGAATTGTAAGGGCTGCTACTATCGAAGAAATAGAAGCGGAGAAGTCTTTGATAAAGAAAGATGCT GAAGGAAGGATGGAAAGGACTCTTGAAACGGTACGATCCAATTTCAATTCTATTAGGACAGGGAGGGCAAGCCCGGCCATGCTGGATAAGATTGAG GTTGAATACTATGGAAGCCCAGTTGGCTTGAAGACCATTGCTAATATCAGTTCTCCTGATGCAAGTTCCTTCTTGGTTCAGCCATACGACAAATCCAG CTTAAAGGCTATAGAGAAGGCCATCGTTAGCTCTGATCTTGGTTTGACTCCAAATAATGATGGAGAAGTAATTCGGTTGACCCTACCTCAACTTACATCAGAGAGAAGGAAG GAATTGTCAAAAATTGTGGCAAAACAGACCGAAGAGGGAAAG GTGGCATTGAGGAACATAAGAAGGGATGCTCTAAAAACTCTTGAAAAACTTGAGAAG GCAAAAAAGCTCTCTGAAGATAATGTAAAGGACTTATCAAGTGATTTGCAG AAATTGACAGATGAGTATGTGAAGAAGCTTGATGCCATATTCAAACAAAAAGAGAAG GAATTGCTGAAGGTGTAG